A single region of the Kineosporiaceae bacterium SCSIO 59966 genome encodes:
- a CDS encoding pyruvate carboxylase, whose protein sequence is MFTKVLVANRGEIAVRAFRAAYELGARTVAVYPYEDRNAVHRIKADESYLIGERGHPVRAYLDVAEIVRVAQESGADAVYPGYGFLSENPRLAEACEDAGITFVGPPPRVLELAGNKVRAIAAAREAGIPVLRSSQPSADVDELLAAAADVGFPVFVKAVAGGGGRGMRRVDDERALPEALATAMREAEGAFGDPTVFLEQAVGRPRHIEVQVLADASGETVHLFERDCSLQRRHQKVVEIAPAPYLDPALRDALCRDAVAFARRLGYVNAGTVEFLVETEGPRAGQHVFIEMNPRIQVEHTVTEEVTDVDLVQSQLRIASGESLADLGIAQESLRVNGAALQCRITTEDPANGFRPDTGKITAYRSAGGAGVRLDGGTADTGAEISAHFDSMLVKLTCRGRDFPTAVSRARRALAEFRIRGVQTNIPFLQAVVEEPAFLAGELSTAFIDERLDRLTSRTPADRGTKLLTWLADVTVNRPHGDAPASLAPTTKLPPCDLEREPPAGTRQLLRDLGPEGFARALREQTAVAVTDTTFRDAHQSLLATRVRSRDLLAVAPYVARTTPGLWSVECWGGATYDVALRFLGEDPWERLAALREAMPNLALQMLLRGRNTVGYTPYPTAVTDAFVAEATEVGIDVFRIFDALNDVDQMRPAIDAVRATGTAVAEVAVCYTADLTDPGERLYTLDYYLRLAEKIVEAGAHVLAVKDMAGLLRPPAARTLVGALRERFDLPVHLHTHDTAGGQLATLLAAVDAGVDAVDVASASMAGTTSQPPASALVAALAHTERDTGFDLRAVMDLEPYWEAVRRVYAPFESGLPSPTGRVYDHEIPGGQLSNLRQQAIALGLGEKFEQIEEMYAAADRILGRLVKVTPSSKVVGDLALHLVAVGADPAEFAENPQQFDVPDSVIGFLSGELGDPPGGWPEPFRTRALQGRPAPRRAAELDADDEAVLQRPGRERQQTLNRLLFPGPTESLRQVRSTYGDVSVLDTLDYLYGLEPGREHVITLERGVSLLAGLEAVGDADERGMRTVMCTLNGQLRPVQVRDRSVQVDVKSAEKADPSAPGHVAAPFSGVVTPVVAQGDVVEAGQTVATIEAMKMEASITAHVAGTVSRLAVGGVQQVEGGDLVLVLDPA, encoded by the coding sequence GTGTTCACCAAGGTCCTGGTCGCCAACCGCGGCGAGATCGCCGTCCGCGCCTTTCGGGCGGCCTACGAGCTGGGCGCCCGTACGGTCGCGGTGTACCCCTACGAGGACCGCAACGCGGTCCACCGGATCAAGGCCGACGAGTCCTACCTCATCGGCGAGCGCGGCCACCCGGTGCGCGCCTACCTGGACGTCGCGGAGATCGTCCGGGTGGCGCAGGAGTCCGGGGCGGACGCGGTGTACCCCGGCTACGGGTTCCTGTCGGAGAACCCGCGGCTCGCCGAGGCGTGCGAGGACGCCGGGATCACGTTCGTCGGTCCGCCGCCGCGGGTCCTGGAGCTGGCCGGCAACAAGGTCCGGGCGATCGCGGCGGCCCGCGAGGCGGGGATCCCGGTGCTGCGGTCCAGCCAGCCGTCCGCGGACGTCGACGAGCTGCTCGCCGCGGCCGCGGACGTCGGGTTCCCGGTCTTCGTCAAGGCGGTCGCCGGGGGTGGGGGCCGGGGGATGCGCCGGGTGGACGACGAGCGCGCGCTGCCGGAGGCGTTGGCGACGGCGATGCGCGAGGCGGAGGGTGCCTTCGGTGACCCGACCGTCTTCCTCGAGCAGGCTGTCGGACGACCCCGCCACATCGAGGTGCAGGTGCTCGCCGACGCCTCCGGCGAGACGGTTCACCTCTTCGAGCGGGACTGCTCGTTGCAGCGCCGGCACCAGAAGGTCGTCGAGATCGCGCCCGCACCGTACCTGGACCCCGCTCTGCGCGACGCGCTGTGCCGGGACGCGGTCGCCTTCGCGCGCCGGCTCGGCTACGTCAACGCCGGCACCGTGGAGTTCCTCGTCGAGACCGAGGGGCCGCGGGCCGGCCAGCACGTGTTCATCGAGATGAACCCGCGCATCCAGGTCGAGCACACGGTCACCGAGGAGGTCACTGACGTCGACCTCGTCCAGTCCCAGCTGCGGATCGCGTCCGGGGAGAGCCTCGCCGACCTCGGCATCGCCCAGGAGAGCCTGCGGGTCAACGGCGCCGCCCTGCAGTGCCGGATCACCACCGAGGACCCCGCGAACGGGTTCCGGCCGGACACCGGGAAGATCACCGCGTACCGATCGGCCGGCGGGGCCGGCGTCCGGCTGGACGGCGGGACCGCGGACACCGGCGCCGAGATCAGCGCCCACTTCGACTCGATGCTCGTCAAGCTCACCTGCCGGGGCCGGGACTTCCCGACGGCGGTCAGTCGGGCTCGGCGCGCGCTGGCCGAGTTCCGCATCCGCGGCGTGCAGACGAACATCCCGTTCCTGCAGGCGGTCGTCGAGGAGCCGGCGTTCCTGGCCGGGGAGCTGTCGACGGCGTTCATCGACGAACGGCTCGACCGGCTCACCTCCCGCACCCCGGCCGACCGGGGGACCAAGCTCCTGACCTGGCTGGCGGACGTCACGGTCAACCGGCCCCACGGCGACGCCCCCGCGTCCCTCGCGCCGACGACGAAGCTGCCGCCGTGCGACCTGGAGCGCGAACCGCCGGCGGGTACGCGCCAGCTGTTGCGCGACCTGGGGCCGGAGGGGTTCGCCCGGGCGCTGCGGGAGCAGACCGCGGTGGCCGTCACCGACACGACGTTCCGCGACGCCCACCAGTCGCTGCTGGCCACCCGGGTACGGAGCCGCGACCTGCTCGCGGTCGCGCCCTACGTCGCCCGGACGACGCCGGGCCTGTGGAGCGTGGAGTGCTGGGGCGGGGCGACCTACGACGTGGCGCTGCGCTTCCTCGGGGAGGACCCGTGGGAGCGGCTGGCCGCGCTGCGCGAGGCGATGCCGAACCTCGCCCTGCAGATGCTGCTGCGCGGCCGCAACACCGTCGGCTACACCCCGTACCCGACAGCGGTGACCGACGCGTTCGTCGCGGAGGCGACCGAGGTCGGCATCGACGTGTTCCGGATCTTCGACGCCCTCAACGACGTCGACCAGATGCGGCCGGCCATCGACGCCGTCCGCGCCACCGGCACGGCGGTCGCCGAGGTCGCCGTGTGCTACACCGCAGACCTCACCGACCCCGGCGAGCGGCTCTACACCCTCGACTACTACCTGCGGCTGGCCGAGAAGATCGTCGAGGCGGGCGCGCACGTGCTCGCCGTCAAGGACATGGCCGGGCTGCTGCGGCCCCCGGCGGCCCGCACCCTCGTCGGCGCGCTGCGCGAGCGCTTCGACCTGCCGGTCCACCTGCACACCCACGACACCGCCGGCGGGCAGCTGGCGACCCTGCTCGCGGCCGTCGACGCTGGCGTGGACGCCGTGGACGTCGCCAGCGCGTCGATGGCGGGGACGACCAGCCAGCCGCCGGCGTCCGCGCTGGTCGCCGCGCTGGCGCACACCGAGCGGGACACCGGGTTCGACCTGCGCGCGGTCATGGACCTCGAGCCGTACTGGGAGGCGGTCCGCCGCGTCTACGCGCCGTTCGAGTCCGGGCTGCCGTCGCCGACCGGCCGGGTGTACGACCACGAGATCCCCGGCGGCCAGCTGTCCAACCTGCGCCAGCAGGCGATCGCGCTCGGCCTGGGGGAGAAGTTCGAGCAGATCGAGGAGATGTACGCCGCCGCTGACCGGATCCTCGGCCGGCTGGTCAAGGTCACCCCGTCGAGCAAGGTCGTCGGCGACCTCGCCCTGCACCTGGTCGCCGTCGGCGCCGACCCGGCGGAGTTCGCCGAGAACCCCCAGCAGTTCGACGTCCCCGACTCCGTCATCGGGTTCCTCTCCGGTGAGCTCGGCGACCCGCCCGGCGGCTGGCCGGAGCCCTTCCGCACGCGCGCGTTGCAGGGCCGGCCGGCGCCCCGCCGGGCCGCCGAGCTGGACGCCGACGACGAGGCCGTCCTCCAGCGGCCGGGCCGCGAGCGCCAGCAGACCCTCAACCGGTTGCTGTTCCCCGGGCCGACGGAGTCGCTGCGGCAGGTCCGGTCCACCTACGGGGACGTGTCGGTGCTCGACACGTTGGACTACCTCTACGGGCTCGAGCCGGGCCGTGAGCACGTCATCACCCTTGAACGCGGCGTCAGCCTGCTCGCCGGGCTGGAGGCGGTGGGGGACGCCGACGAGCGCGGGATGCGCACGGTGATGTGCACGCTCAACGGCCAGCTGCGTCCGGTGCAGGTGCGGGACCGGTCGGTGCAGGTGGACGTCAAGTCCGCCGAGAAGGCCGACCCGAGCGCGCCGGGGCACGTGGCGGCACCGTTCTCCGGCGTCGTCACCCCGGTGGTCGCCCAGGGGGACGTCGTCGAGGCCGGGCAGACGGTCGCCACCATCGAGGCGATGAAGATGGAGGCGTCGATCACCGCCCACGTGGCGGGCACCGTGAGCCGGC
- a CDS encoding PPOX class F420-dependent oxidoreductase, protein MARTIATSTTVDREGLLEFARTRHHAVLLTRRRDGSPQASPVTCGVDSEGRFVVSTYPERAKTTNARRDPRVSLVVLSDDWDGPWVQVDGTAEVLDMPAAIEPLVEYFRSISGEHPDWEEYREAMRRQGKSLIRVTPQRWGPVATGGFPARLAD, encoded by the coding sequence ATGGCACGCACGATCGCAACCAGCACCACCGTCGACCGCGAGGGTCTGCTGGAGTTCGCTCGCACCCGGCACCACGCGGTGCTGCTGACCCGTCGCCGCGACGGATCCCCCCAGGCGTCCCCGGTGACCTGCGGGGTTGACTCCGAGGGCCGGTTCGTCGTGTCGACCTACCCGGAGCGGGCCAAGACGACGAACGCCCGCCGCGACCCGCGGGTCTCCCTCGTCGTGCTGTCCGACGACTGGGACGGTCCGTGGGTGCAGGTCGACGGCACCGCCGAGGTCCTCGACATGCCCGCCGCCATCGAGCCGCTCGTCGAGTACTTCCGCTCCATCTCCGGTGAGCACCCCGACTGGGAGGAGTACCGGGAGGCGATGCGCCGGCAGGGCAAGTCGCTGATCCGGGTCACGCCGCAGCGCTGGGGCCCGGTCGCCACCGGCGGGTTCCCGGCCAGGCTGGCCGACTGA
- a CDS encoding cytochrome d ubiquinol oxidase subunit II, translating into MTTVAVAVAAAMFLGVIAYAVLGGADFGSGFYDLTAGSAERGAELRTQVDHSIGPVWEANHVWLIYVIVMLWTGFPTAFAAAMTTLFVPLLLALLGIVLRGASFAFRKYSATLAEARLHGALFASSSLVAPFFLGTVAGSIASGRVPADGGGDAWSSWLNPTSLLIGVLTVASCAFLAGTFLTADAARAGREDLAERLRLRTLVVGGVTGVLAVGVLLPIADDAPTLAEGLVTRGAPLIVASVVAGTAGLVLLLRRRYAAARAGAVGAVVAVILGWGVAQYPWLLVDELTIEQAAGAPATMRALLLVAVLAGVIVLPPLVYLLRLTQSEAWTQH; encoded by the coding sequence ATGACAACGGTGGCGGTAGCGGTTGCGGCCGCGATGTTCCTCGGCGTGATCGCCTACGCCGTTCTCGGAGGCGCCGACTTCGGCTCGGGCTTCTACGACCTCACCGCAGGCAGCGCCGAGCGGGGCGCGGAGCTGCGCACCCAGGTCGACCACAGCATCGGACCCGTCTGGGAGGCCAACCACGTGTGGTTGATCTACGTGATCGTCATGTTGTGGACGGGGTTCCCCACGGCGTTCGCTGCTGCCATGACCACGCTCTTCGTGCCGCTCCTGCTCGCACTGCTGGGCATCGTGCTGAGAGGGGCGAGCTTCGCCTTCCGCAAGTACTCGGCCACCCTGGCCGAGGCGCGGCTGCACGGAGCCCTGTTCGCCTCCTCGTCCTTGGTCGCCCCGTTCTTCCTCGGCACCGTGGCAGGCTCGATCGCCTCCGGCCGGGTGCCCGCCGACGGCGGGGGCGATGCGTGGTCGTCCTGGCTGAACCCCACCTCGTTGCTGATCGGCGTCCTCACCGTGGCGTCCTGCGCCTTCCTCGCCGGCACCTTCCTGACCGCCGACGCGGCCCGCGCCGGCCGAGAGGACCTTGCCGAGAGACTGCGCCTGCGCACCCTCGTCGTCGGCGGTGTGACGGGCGTGCTGGCCGTGGGCGTCCTGCTCCCGATCGCGGACGACGCACCGACGCTCGCCGAGGGCCTCGTCACCCGCGGGGCTCCCCTGATCGTGGCCTCTGTCGTCGCCGGGACCGCGGGCCTGGTGCTCCTTCTTCGTCGACGGTACGCCGCCGCGCGTGCCGGCGCCGTCGGCGCGGTGGTGGCCGTCATCCTCGGGTGGGGCGTCGCGCAGTACCCGTGGCTGCTCGTCGACGAGCTGACCATCGAGCAGGCGGCCGGGGCCCCGGCGACCATGCGTGCGCTCCTGCTCGTGGCCGTCCTGGCCGGCGTCATCGTCCTGCCCCCGTTGGTGTACCTGCTGCGGCTGACCCAGAGCGAGGCGTGGACGCAGCACTAG
- a CDS encoding cytochrome ubiquinol oxidase subunit I has product MALSLGWHIILACFGVAFPAIIFVAHWRGVYRDSATGLRLAQRWAKVSAVLFAMGAVSGTVLSFEMGLLWPGLMGRFGDVLGLAFALEGLSFFVEAIFIGIYLYGWGRMPARLHLLMLVPMTVAGVVGTFCVISVNAWMNAPAGFRIVDGEVTDVDPWAAMFNDIAVPQFFHMWLAAYMVVGFAVAGVYAVGMLRGRRDEHHRVGFIIPFAFASVAAVIQPFAGHVLGTDLVDRQPAKLAAFELATTTESPSPLRIGGVLVDGEVKGAVDIPVLGSVIARGSLTEPVPGLDTIPPENWPPVNIVHWSFQTMVGIGTLLALAVVLFWFLRWRRQDLLERTWFLRFVAVTGPLAVVALEAGWVATEVGRQPWTVYGILRTTDAAGPNSYGVWWLLGTTAVVYTAMTIGAVLVLRSMARRWREGEEDLPSPYAPAPRVGHQPDVEGPRP; this is encoded by the coding sequence ATGGCGTTGTCGCTGGGGTGGCACATCATCCTGGCCTGCTTCGGAGTGGCTTTCCCGGCGATCATCTTCGTCGCCCACTGGCGTGGCGTGTACCGGGACAGCGCTACCGGGCTGCGGCTTGCGCAGCGCTGGGCCAAGGTGTCGGCCGTCCTGTTCGCCATGGGGGCCGTCTCCGGGACGGTGCTCAGCTTCGAGATGGGGCTGCTGTGGCCGGGGCTGATGGGCCGGTTCGGCGACGTCCTCGGTCTGGCCTTCGCGCTCGAGGGTCTCTCGTTCTTCGTCGAGGCGATCTTCATCGGCATCTACCTGTACGGCTGGGGGCGCATGCCGGCACGGCTGCACCTGCTCATGCTGGTCCCCATGACGGTCGCCGGCGTGGTGGGCACGTTCTGCGTGATCTCGGTCAACGCGTGGATGAACGCCCCGGCAGGGTTTCGCATCGTCGACGGCGAGGTCACCGACGTCGACCCCTGGGCGGCGATGTTCAACGACATCGCCGTGCCGCAGTTCTTCCACATGTGGCTGGCCGCGTACATGGTCGTCGGCTTCGCCGTCGCCGGCGTGTACGCCGTCGGGATGCTCCGGGGCCGCCGCGACGAGCACCACCGGGTCGGCTTCATCATCCCGTTCGCCTTCGCCAGCGTCGCCGCGGTCATCCAGCCCTTCGCCGGCCACGTGCTCGGCACCGACCTCGTCGACCGCCAGCCGGCGAAGCTGGCCGCCTTCGAGCTCGCGACCACGACCGAGAGCCCGTCGCCGCTACGGATCGGCGGTGTGCTCGTGGACGGCGAGGTCAAGGGGGCCGTGGACATCCCGGTCCTCGGCTCGGTCATCGCCAGAGGGTCGTTGACCGAGCCGGTGCCAGGGCTGGACACGATCCCCCCGGAGAACTGGCCACCGGTCAACATCGTGCACTGGTCGTTCCAGACGATGGTCGGCATCGGCACGCTCCTCGCCCTCGCCGTGGTGCTGTTCTGGTTCCTGCGCTGGAGGCGCCAGGATCTCCTGGAGCGCACGTGGTTCCTGCGGTTCGTCGCCGTCACCGGTCCGCTGGCCGTCGTCGCGCTCGAGGCCGGCTGGGTCGCCACCGAGGTCGGACGGCAGCCGTGGACGGTGTACGGCATCCTGAGGACCACGGACGCGGCAGGTCCCAACTCCTACGGGGTCTGGTGGCTGCTCGGCACGACTGCGGTCGTGTACACGGCGATGACGATCGGAGCCGTCCTGGTCCTGCGGTCCATGGCCCGGCGCTGGCGCGAGGGCGAGGAGGACCTGCCGAGCCCGTACGCTCCGGCTCCTCGGGTCGGTCACCAGCCGGACGTCGAGGGGCCGCGGCCATGA
- a CDS encoding glutamate--cysteine ligase, translated as MGDEVSGREFSREQRQRYREKVQLCLDVFEQMLARSTFDVERPMTGMEIELNLVDADYQPAFTNVEVLERIADERYQTEIGAYNIELNVAPRPLPGRAALDLEDHLRESLNAAEAKAEQAGSHIVMTGILPTVMPEHFEGEWMTTSPRYAALDAAISTARGEDLLIDIAGEGPGAERLTLYSKSIAPESACTSVQLHVQVSPADFAASWNAAQVLLAPQIALGANSPYFFGRRLWDETRIEAFTQATDTRPDELRNQGVRPRVWFGERWITSIFDLFEENVRYFPSLLPEVTDEDPMAVLDAGGAPRLQELRLHNGTVYRWNRPVYDLVDGRPHLRVENRALPAGPTVVDVLANAAFYYGALRVLAEEDRPVWTKMTFGTAEENFLNCARQGMDASVYWPGLGEVTPDELVLRRLLPMAHEGLERWGVAPEVRDRYLGVIEARAKTGRNGAVWQTETVQALEDRGADRAEALTGMLRLYCEHMHSNEPVHTWPVP; from the coding sequence GTGGGCGACGAGGTCAGCGGCCGGGAGTTCTCCCGCGAGCAGCGACAGCGCTACCGAGAGAAGGTCCAGCTCTGCCTGGACGTCTTCGAGCAGATGCTCGCCCGGTCCACCTTCGACGTCGAGCGGCCGATGACCGGCATGGAGATCGAGCTCAACCTCGTCGACGCGGACTACCAGCCCGCCTTCACGAACGTCGAGGTCCTCGAGCGGATCGCCGACGAGCGGTACCAGACCGAGATCGGCGCGTACAACATCGAGCTCAACGTCGCTCCCCGGCCGCTGCCGGGACGGGCCGCGCTGGACCTCGAGGACCACCTGCGGGAGTCCCTCAACGCCGCCGAGGCCAAGGCCGAGCAGGCCGGCTCCCACATCGTCATGACCGGCATCCTGCCGACGGTGATGCCGGAGCACTTCGAGGGCGAGTGGATGACGACGTCGCCCCGGTACGCCGCCCTGGACGCCGCCATCTCCACCGCCCGCGGGGAGGACCTGCTCATCGACATCGCCGGTGAGGGTCCCGGTGCCGAGCGGCTGACCCTCTACTCGAAGTCCATCGCCCCGGAGTCGGCGTGCACCAGCGTGCAGCTGCACGTGCAGGTGTCCCCGGCCGACTTCGCCGCGAGCTGGAACGCGGCGCAGGTGCTGCTCGCGCCGCAGATCGCGCTCGGTGCGAACTCGCCGTACTTCTTCGGTCGCCGGCTGTGGGACGAGACCCGGATCGAGGCCTTCACCCAGGCGACCGACACCCGCCCGGACGAGCTGCGCAACCAGGGGGTGCGCCCACGGGTGTGGTTCGGGGAGCGGTGGATCACCTCGATCTTCGACCTGTTCGAGGAGAACGTGCGCTACTTCCCCTCCCTGCTGCCGGAGGTCACCGACGAGGACCCGATGGCCGTCCTGGACGCCGGCGGTGCGCCCCGGCTGCAGGAGCTGCGGCTGCACAACGGCACGGTGTACCGGTGGAACCGGCCGGTCTACGACCTCGTCGACGGCCGGCCGCACCTGCGGGTGGAGAACCGGGCGCTGCCCGCCGGCCCCACCGTCGTCGACGTGCTGGCCAACGCGGCGTTCTACTACGGGGCGCTACGAGTACTCGCCGAGGAGGACCGGCCGGTCTGGACCAAGATGACCTTCGGAACGGCGGAGGAGAACTTTCTCAACTGCGCGCGCCAGGGCATGGACGCCTCGGTCTACTGGCCCGGCCTCGGTGAGGTGACCCCGGACGAGCTCGTCCTGCGCCGGCTGCTGCCGATGGCGCACGAGGGGCTGGAACGGTGGGGTGTCGCTCCGGAAGTGCGCGACCGCTACCTGGGTGTCATCGAGGCCCGGGCGAAGACCGGACGCAACGGCGCTGTCTGGCAGACCGAGACGGTGCAGGCGCTGGAGGACCGCGGGGCCGACCGCGCCGAGGCGCTCACCGGCATGCTGCGGCTGTACTGCGAGCACATGCACAGCAACGAACCCGTACACACCTGGCCGGTTCCGTAG
- the gcvP gene encoding aminomethyl-transferring glycine dehydrogenase: MTQPTSSPHRTTSPYPASEGHRVERFTDRHVGPDGAEVARMLEVVGYPDLEALVAAAVPAGIRMDGPLDLPPAASEAAVLDELRALAAANTVRRPMIGLGYYGTHTPGVIRRNVLENPAWYTAYTPYQPEISQGRLEALLNFQTMVADLTGLDVANASVLDEATAAAEAMTLMRRASRASQQAALVVDTEVLPQTLSVLRTRAGALGLPVVVADLRDGIPDGDVFGVLLQYPGASGVVRDDAGLVAAAHERGALVTVAADLLAMTLLRPPGEIGADVAVGTTQRFGVPLGYGGPHAGYMAVRSGLERSLPGRLVGVSRDADGATAYRLALQTREQHIRRERATSNICTAQVLLAVMAAMYAVYHGPDGLRRIAERVHAHATSLAAGLRSAGLDVVHEAFFDTVLVRVPGRARALVEQAHQAGYLLRLVDDDHVGVACDETTTADDVAAVVAVLTGRAEGAWFGWDGAVPDGLRRTSAYLTHPVFSAYRSETAMLRYLRRLADADYALDRGMIPLGSCTMKLNATTEMEAITWPGFADLHPFAPDADAAGTRALVADLERMLLAITGYDAVSLQPNAGSQGELSGLLAIRAYHRANGEEGRDVCLIPASAHGTNAASAVMAGLRVVAVATDDAGNVDMADLRAKVDQHRDRLAAIMVTYPSTHGVFEESITDVCALVHDVGGQVYVDGANLNALVGVAQPGRFGADVSHLNLHKTFTIPHGGGGPGVGPVAVRAHLAPYLPSADVLDPGEAPVGPVAAAPFGSAGILPISWAYIRLMGPDGLLRATQVAVLAANYVAARLREHYPVLYTGRGGLVAHECILDLRDITKRTGVTVDDVAKRLIDYGFHAPTMSFPVAGTLMVEPTESEDLAELDRFCDAMIDIRREIDRVAAGEWPADDNPLRNAPHTAASLVGAWEHPYDRRTAVYPGGVDPRAKYWPPVRRIDGAYGDRHLVCACPPLEALTD; encoded by the coding sequence ATGACCCAGCCCACCAGCAGCCCGCACCGCACGACGAGCCCCTACCCCGCCAGCGAGGGCCACCGCGTCGAGCGGTTCACCGACCGGCACGTCGGGCCGGACGGCGCCGAGGTCGCGCGCATGCTCGAGGTGGTCGGGTACCCCGACCTCGAGGCGCTCGTGGCCGCCGCCGTCCCGGCCGGCATCCGGATGGACGGTCCGCTGGACCTGCCGCCCGCGGCGTCCGAGGCCGCCGTCCTCGACGAGCTGCGCGCCCTGGCGGCCGCGAACACCGTCCGGCGGCCGATGATCGGCCTGGGCTACTACGGCACCCACACCCCCGGGGTGATCCGCCGCAACGTGCTGGAGAACCCCGCCTGGTACACCGCCTACACGCCCTACCAGCCGGAGATCTCCCAGGGCCGGCTGGAGGCGCTGCTGAACTTCCAGACGATGGTCGCCGACCTCACCGGGCTCGACGTCGCCAACGCCTCCGTGCTCGACGAGGCCACCGCGGCGGCGGAGGCGATGACTCTCATGCGCCGTGCCTCGCGGGCCTCGCAGCAGGCCGCGCTCGTCGTCGACACCGAGGTGCTGCCGCAGACCCTGTCGGTGCTGCGGACCCGGGCCGGGGCCCTGGGCCTGCCGGTCGTCGTCGCCGACCTGCGCGACGGGATCCCGGACGGCGACGTGTTCGGGGTGCTGCTGCAGTACCCCGGCGCCAGCGGCGTCGTCCGTGACGACGCCGGCCTCGTCGCCGCCGCCCACGAGCGGGGAGCCCTCGTCACGGTCGCCGCCGACCTGCTGGCCATGACGCTGCTGCGCCCGCCCGGGGAGATCGGCGCGGACGTCGCCGTCGGCACCACCCAGCGGTTCGGCGTCCCGCTGGGGTACGGGGGGCCGCACGCCGGGTACATGGCGGTCCGCAGCGGTCTGGAGCGCTCCCTGCCGGGGCGACTGGTGGGGGTGTCCCGGGACGCCGACGGTGCCACCGCCTACCGGCTGGCCCTGCAGACCCGCGAGCAGCACATCCGCCGGGAGCGGGCGACCTCGAACATCTGCACCGCCCAGGTGCTGCTCGCCGTCATGGCCGCGATGTACGCCGTCTACCACGGCCCGGACGGCCTGCGCCGGATCGCCGAGCGGGTGCACGCCCACGCGACGTCCTTGGCCGCCGGCCTGCGCAGCGCCGGGCTGGACGTCGTCCACGAGGCCTTCTTCGACACGGTGCTCGTCCGCGTGCCGGGGCGGGCCCGCGCCCTCGTCGAGCAGGCCCACCAGGCCGGGTACCTGCTGCGGCTCGTCGACGACGACCACGTCGGCGTCGCCTGCGACGAGACGACGACCGCGGACGACGTCGCCGCCGTCGTCGCCGTGCTCACCGGCCGCGCCGAGGGCGCGTGGTTCGGGTGGGACGGGGCGGTCCCGGACGGGCTGCGCCGCACGTCGGCCTACCTCACCCACCCGGTGTTCTCGGCGTACCGCTCCGAGACCGCGATGCTGCGCTACCTGCGCCGGCTCGCCGACGCCGACTACGCCCTGGACCGAGGGATGATCCCGCTCGGGTCCTGCACGATGAAGCTCAACGCCACCACGGAGATGGAGGCGATCACCTGGCCGGGCTTCGCCGACCTGCACCCGTTCGCCCCCGACGCCGACGCCGCCGGCACCCGGGCGCTCGTCGCCGACCTCGAGCGGATGCTGCTGGCGATCACCGGCTACGACGCGGTGTCGTTGCAGCCGAACGCGGGATCGCAGGGGGAGCTGTCCGGGCTGCTGGCCATCCGGGCCTACCACCGGGCGAACGGTGAGGAGGGCCGCGACGTCTGCCTGATCCCGGCGTCCGCTCACGGCACGAACGCGGCGAGCGCCGTGATGGCCGGGTTGCGGGTGGTCGCCGTGGCCACGGACGACGCCGGCAACGTCGACATGGCCGACCTGCGTGCCAAGGTGGACCAGCACCGGGACCGGCTCGCCGCGATCATGGTGACGTACCCGTCGACGCACGGGGTGTTCGAGGAGTCGATCACCGACGTCTGCGCCCTCGTGCACGACGTCGGCGGCCAGGTGTACGTCGACGGGGCGAACCTCAACGCCCTGGTCGGCGTGGCGCAGCCGGGCCGCTTCGGCGCCGACGTCTCGCACCTCAACCTGCACAAGACGTTCACCATCCCGCACGGCGGCGGGGGACCCGGTGTCGGGCCGGTCGCCGTCCGCGCCCACCTCGCCCCCTACCTGCCCTCGGCGGACGTCCTCGACCCGGGTGAGGCCCCGGTCGGGCCGGTGGCCGCGGCCCCGTTCGGGTCGGCCGGCATCCTGCCGATCTCGTGGGCGTACATCCGGCTGATGGGGCCGGACGGTCTGCTCCGGGCCACCCAGGTGGCGGTGCTCGCCGCGAACTACGTCGCCGCCCGGCTGCGCGAGCACTACCCGGTGCTCTACACCGGGCGCGGCGGGCTCGTCGCGCACGAGTGCATCCTGGACCTGCGAGACATCACCAAGCGGACCGGTGTGACCGTCGACGACGTCGCCAAGCGGCTCATCGACTACGGGTTCCACGCGCCGACGATGTCCTTCCCGGTCGCGGGCACGCTGATGGTCGAGCCGACCGAGAGCGAGGACCTCGCCGAGCTGGACCGGTTCTGCGACGCCATGATCGACATCCGGCGGGAGATCGACCGGGTCGCGGCGGGGGAGTGGCCGGCCGACGACAACCCGCTGCGCAACGCCCCGCACACGGCGGCGAGCCTGGTCGGCGCCTGGGAGCACCCCTACGACCGGCGGACCGCCGTGTACCCCGGTGGCGTCGACCCGCGGGCGAAGTACTGGCCGCCGGTGCGCCGGATCGACGGCGCGTACGGCGACCGCCACCTCGTCTGCGCCTGCCCCCCGCTCGAGGCCCTCACCGACTGA